CAGGACCTGATCCCGTAAAGATCATGATACAGGCGATAATATTGTTCTGCGGCGTATTTGTGGATACCATTGATGTCCACTGGGGAAATCGGATGATTCTCGTCGACCGGTAGATAGTGTGGACGGCCATAGATCTGTCTTGTGCTGGCAAACACGATGCGGATGGTGGGGTTGATCCGGCGACAGGTCTCAAGAAGATTTAATTGCGCAGCGCAGTTGATGTTCAGATCCGTATGCGGATCGGACATCGAGTCCATATGACTGGTCTGGCCAGCAAGATTGAAGAGATAGTCGACGCCCGTCAGCAGAGGTTTCAGGGAGAAAGTGTCGCGAATGTCGGAATAGTTGATGCGAATCTGCCCTTCGCATTCCTGCAGGTTGAAAAGATTACCGCCATACTCCGGAACCAGGCTGTCGATGACCGTTACCCGCCCCCCCAGGCCAACCAGGCGAAGAGCGAGAGTGGACCCAATGAATCCGGCCCCACCCGTGATGAGGATGTTCTTACCCTGCCAGGACTCAGCTGCAGTGTCCAAGGGCGTCACCTGTGGAGAGCTTGTTGGAATGAGAGGCGTGACTGATTGTGAGCATGGCACCTGAACAGGCTGCACTCGGCCTAGACAGTTTCGAGATCGAATTTCTACAACCACCTGAATGGTAGCTGAAGGACGGACGGGTAGCAGCGTCTTTCCGAGCAGCCAGCCATGGGTTGCAGCACTGGGCCGTCATGGCCATGGGTCGAATCCTGAAGCAGACAGGACGTGCGCCATCGTTCAGCGGTCGCACACCTTTTGCCGTACGAACACGATGATCCAGCGGGTGCCGCTCCTGGCATCGCCGATGCGCCCTTGCCCTACAACCGGATGGCGACAGCCTTGGGATAGGGCACGCAGCTCCCCTGTGAGATCGTGGCCGCGATCGATCTGGCTCTAATAAGTTCTGTTGAGCTTGCAATGAATCGATACGGAAGTATGGTTCTCTGTCCGGTCTGTGATCCTTTATCTGCGCTTGTAGGGCTTGGTAGACGTCCAGACAGTGGAACGCGAAAAACTCGATCTCTGCGAAGAAATGTGACCTGCTCTTAGTAGAAGTGTGAGCCTTGGCTGAGCTTATCGAGATTGATCAGTTGAAGCACGATCGTCAGCCACCCACAGGCCATGAACGTGGGCTTGGCGTATCTGAGTTGGATCTCGGAGCAGCCAGCCGCAACAACGCAAAGCACCAGGGGAACATATCTGGCAAGATATCTCACGTGAATCCAGGTGAGAAGGGAAGCGGGCAGCAGTGTGAAGATCACAAGAGCCAGGATACACAGGATGGGAAACCGAAGCCGTGGGATCCAGCATCGCGAAACGATGAGGAGGGCCATGGGAATCAACATGAAGCGAAACGTCTCAATGAAAGTGAGGAGGCTTTCAAAGAAACAGATGCTGAAGAAGTGGAGATATTTTCTTGGAAACCGCTGGATCACGTCAAGCACGGAGTTGGCGCCTGGAAACTGAGCGGCCGCAAAGCTTGTCCAATCCATGTTTGCTGGCTCAACATATCCGGAGAACTGATGGGGGGCAAACATCCAGTTGTATGTGATGCTGAATGTCAGAAAGCTCCTGCCGACGCCGAGCAGCTCCGGGCCATGCACGACCAGGCCGGGGAGTACAAGCAGGGCGAACCATGCAAGGACGGCGATGGGGATGATCGTTGCGCGTCTCGTTGATATCCGTCGTTGATACAGATACCAGACCAGGGTCAGGGCTGGGATGCTGAGAAGTAATTCGATCTTGCACAGGCCGAAGGCCACCAGAAAACCGGCGGAGAGAAGTGGATGGCATCTGTTCATGGCACAGACGATGAACAGGCCCAGTAGTCCGCCTGCGATCACTTCACTGGAGGGCTGAAGAAGTTGGCTACCGGAGGTTGCGATGACAAGCAGGGTGATGGGGCGCCAGGAAGGTGCCTTGATGATTGTCTTGCAGAGCAGATAGGCGGACACCAGATACAGCGCGGCCGACAGTGCTCTGATGTGCCAGTTGAGGGTCTGCGGGGACGTTGGGATGAGAAGCTTGTAAGCACCTGCGATCAGCGATGGTGTGATGCCGCCGGCATGGCCAAGAATGGGGTAGTGAAAGACCCAGTTGCCCTCCGATCGGCCGAGTCTCAGGTCGGCGGTTGAAACGAAGTGCTGATCCATGGGCCATGCTGGAACGGTCCCGCTCTCCCTGAGGATGAGGGCAAAGCTGGCCAGCAGCGACAAGAGTAGTAGGACAAAGAGATATCGATCCTGCGCTTCCTTGAACATCGGTCGCAGTATTGACTTCCTTGTCGCGTTCAATGTCTATCTCACGAAGTGTCTCAGTGTAGCCCTCGCTCCCAGCAGGAGTTCAGCGGATTCAGCGCATCACCATGCCGCCATCCACCTGCAGCACCTGGCCGGTGATGTAGGCCGCGGCAGGATCGGCTGCCAGGAAGCACACCGCCCCCGCCACTTCGGCGGGCTGGCCCATGCGGCCCAGCGGGATGGAGGCGAGAATCGGCTCCTTGTCGAGGTTCCGGGTCATGTCGCTGTCGATGAAGCCCGGGGCGACGGCGTTCACCGTGATGCCGCGGCTGGCGAATTCGGCGGCGGTGCTGCGGGTCAGGCCGATCACGCCGGCCTTGGCGGCGCTGTAGTTGGCCTGCCCGGGGTTGCCCATCAGGCCCACCACCGAGGTGATGTTGATGATGCGGCCGCGACGGGCCTTGAGCATGCTGCGGCTGACGGCGCGGGTGCACAGGAACACCCCGGTCAGGTTGAGGTCGATCACGCTCTGCCAGTCGGCGGTCTTCATCCGCATCAGCAGGCCGTCGCGGGTGATGCCGGCGTTGTTGACCAGCACGTCGAGGCGCCCTTCGGTGTCCAGCACCGCCTTGACCATCGCCTCGACGCCCGCCTCGTCGGCCACATCCGCCTGATGGCTCCAGGCCCGGCCCCCGGCCGCGCTGATCGCCCCCACCACCTCCTCGGCCGCCTCGGGCGAGCGGGCGTAGTTCACCACCACCGTGGCTCCCGCCTGAGCCAGGGACTCGGCGATGGCCCGGCCGATCCCCCGGCTGGCACCGGTCACCAGGGCGACCTGACCGGAGAGGGGAGCGGCGCTGGACATGGCGGCGGGAGCAGGGTGAGGCGATCGTATGCCTGTCGGCTCAGTCGGCCATCTGGTCGGCACTCTCGAGGGCCGGGCCGAGCACATCGGCGAAGCGCTGCAGCTGCTCCTTGCTGCCCATCACCACCAGCAGCTGGCCGGCCTCCAGGCGGATGTCGCCGCCGGGGTTGGTGACCAGCGTGGCCTCCGGCGTGCCGTAGGTGGTGCCCCGGTAGGAGTAGGGATTGACCACCGCCGGCGCCGGGGTGCGGATGGCCAGCACCTGGGCGCCGCTGCGGCGGCCGAACTGCATCTCCGCCAGGCTGCGGCCCTGGAGCTCCCGGAGCCGGGAGGGGTCGTCGCTGAGCTGGAACTCCTCCACCTCGCAGTCGGAACCGGCCAGGAGCTCCATGAAGTCGACGGCGAGGGGCCGCAGGGCGGTGGCGGCCATCACCCGGCCTCCGGCCACGTAGGGACTCACCACCTGATCGGCCCCGGCCAGGCGCAGTTTGCGGCCCGCCTCGGCGCTGTCGGAGCGGGCGATCAGCCGGCAGCGGGGGGCCAGTCCCCGGGCGCTGAGCACCACGTAGAGGTTGGCCGCGTTGCTCGGCAGTGCTGCCACCAGGCTGCGGCAGTGGTGGATGCCCGCCTCCAGCAGGGTTTCGTCGAGGGTGGCGTCGGCGAACAGCACCGGCAGCCCCCGCTCCTCCGCCGCATCCCGGCAGCCGGCGTCCATCTCCACCACCAGCAGGGGCACCTTCTCCCGGATCAGCTGATCGGCGATCTCCTGGCCGATGCGGCCGTAGCCGCAGAGAATCACGTGGTTGTTCATGCTTTGGACCCAGGTGCGGAATCGGCGCTCCCGCAGGCGCCGGAAGTAGCCGGTTTCGGAGAGGCCCACCAGGTTCTGGATCGTCAGCTGCACCACCACGAGCCCTCCGGCGAGGGAGAACACGGTGACGAGCCGGCCGGCGGTGGACAGGGGCTCCACCTCCCCGTAGCCGATGGTGGGGATGGTGATCGCCACCATCCAGTAGCAATCACCCCAGTCCCAGCCCTCGGTGATCCGATAGCCGATGGCGCTGGCGTTGACCACCACGACCAGGGCGATCAGGGGGGTGATCCAGGGGCGGCGCGCCCGGGCGGAGGGGGGGCGCTTCCTGCGGGCGAACCACAGGCGACTCATCGGCGTGGCTCAGCCCAGGCCGAGGGCCCTGAGCACGTCGTTGCTGGGGAGGTCACGCAGGTGGCCATCGGAACCCAGTCCTTGTACTCCGTCGCGCACCGGCAGGCTGTCGCTGCTGCGACCCAGGGCCACCACCGGCGTGCCGCTGAGCAGGGCCAGTTCGATCGTCACCGGATCGCTGGCCAGGACCACGTCGCTGGCGGCCACCAGGGCGGCCCGGCCGGGGATCTCGGCCGCCGTGGCTGGCGGCAGCTGCTGGCTGCGCAGGCCGGGGAGGCTGGCGGCGATGCGGCCCGGGAGCTCCTGCCAGGCCGTCTCGGGCCAGTCGCCGGGGCGGCCGGAGGGGGCCAGCAGCAGCATGGGCCCGTCGCCGGCCGGCAGCGCGGCCATGGCCTCGTCGAGGGCGGTTCGGGGCAGGGCCAGGCGGAAAGCGGCGGCCTCCAGCCGCACCCCGATCGGCCGCAGGTAGGCCTCAAGGGCCTGGGCCGGCCAGAGACCCTGGGACACCTGCACCTTCTCGGTGGCGGAGAAGCCCCCGGCCGCCATCCGGTTGGGGATGTGGCTCATCGAGAGCATCAGGTCGACCTGGCGGCCGGCCGCCAGATTGATGCAGGCCTGGAAATCGGGCTCCCGCACCGAACCCAGCAGGTTGGCCCAGTCGGCCAGGGTGGCGTCGCCGAAGTTGAAGGGGATCACCTTCTCCACCGCCGGCAGCAGCTTCCAGAGGCCGGCCAGCGTCGGGTGGCAGACCATCTGGATCTGGAACCGGAGCTGTTCGGCGGTGGCCGCCACGGCTGGAAGCGCCTGCAGCTGGCTGGCGCCGTCGCCCGGGATCAGAAACAGTGCGCGCATCGGGCGTTCGGTCAGGCGGGCCTCGCGGCCTGATTGTATGGAGAGGACTCCAGTGTTCCGCCCGGGCGGCCCATCGCTTGTGCATTTGCTGATCGCCGCCGCCGGCAGCGGGCGCCGCATGGGCGCTGCCACCAACAAGCTGCTGCTGCCCCTGGCCGGACGCCCAGTTCTGGCCTGGACGCTGGACGCCGCCCTGGCCTGCGGGGCCATCCGCTGGATCGGGGTGATGGGCCGTCCGGAGGACGAGGCGGCGATCGGCGCCATCCTGGCCGCGGCCGAGCCCCGGCGGTCCCTGGCCCAGCCGGTGGCCTGGATCGTCGGCGGCGACACCCGCCAGGAGTCGGTGCGGCTGGGCCTGGCAGCCCTGCCGGCGGATGCCGAGGCGGTGCTGATCCACGACGGTGCCCGTTGCCTGGCGGAACCGGAGCTGCTGGAGCGTTGCGCCACGGCCCTGAAGGAGGCGATGGCCGAGGGGGCCGGCATCATCGCCGCCACCCCCGTCACCGACACCATCAAGCAGGTGGATGGCCGCGGCGTGATCACCGCCACCCCCGAACGCAGCGGCCTGTGGGCGGCCCAGACGCCCCAGGGCTTCGGGGTGGCCCAGCTGCGGGAGGCCCACGGGCGGGCCGAGCGCGAGGGCTGGAGCGTCACCGACGACGCCGCCCTCTACGAGCGCCTGGGGCTGCCGGTGCGGGTGCTGGAGGCGCCCCCTTCCAACATCAAGCTCACCACCCGTTTCGATCTCACCATCGCCAGCGCCGTGCTGGCGGCCCGCGCTGCCTGAGTTCGCCGATGGACAGCCCCACCCAGCTCGAAACGATCGCCACCCGCTGGCAGGGGTCCTTCCATAACCGGCGCCAGGTGGCCGCAAACGTGGCCAGGGGCGGTCCGGCGGCGCCCGAGCTCACCCGGGAGCTGCGCACCCTGGAGGTGGAGCGGCTGCAGGCGCCCCAACTGGGGGAGGTGGTGCTCTATTTCCAGGAATTCCGGGCCAGTGCCCCCCAGCTGGCCCACCGCCAGCGGGTGGTGGCGCTGCGTCAGGATCCGGACCGCGGCGCCGTCCGGGCCGAGCAGCTGTTCTTCAGCGGCGGCCCCACCTACGACCGTCCGCCCCTGGCGGCCTCCCTGGTGCAGGAGCTGGGCCCGGAGGCCTTCGACCGCCATCCAGGCTGCGACCTCTTTTTCGAGGCGGAGCCGGCCCTCGACCGCTTCCGCGCCCGCATGGATCCAGGCGCCTGCCGCTATCGGCATCCCCAGGACGGGGAGGTCTGCGCCGAGTTCGAGATGCTGCTCCATCCCGACCAGCTCTGGTACCGGGACCGCAGCCTGCGCCTGGCCGACGGGTCGGTGCGGGGCGAGGTCGACGGCTTCAGCTGGCTGCTGTTCGACCGGGCGGCGGGAGCGGCCGAGCTGCCGGCTCTGGTGGGGCAGCAGGGGGTGTGGCGCGGCAGCTTCCGTCGCTACGACGCCGGCGGCGGCCTGCTCGAGACCGTCACCAGCAGGGTCACCATCCGGGTAGTCCAGGAGGCTGGCCACTGGCTTTACCACCAGAGCAACCTCCTGGGCCCCGAGGACGCTCCGCTGCGGCGCATCGAGGCCCGCGGTGAGATCCACTCCGGCCGGGTGTGGTTCGCCAGCGAGCGCTACCGGGGCTGGGCGATGGACCTGCCGGGGGAGCAGCCGGCCGCCGGCAGCGTGCTGGTGATGCACCCCCACGACCCCGCCGACCCCGAGGTCCACGAGATCATCAGCTGCAGCCCCGATGGCCGCCGCCGCTGGCGGGTGGCCCAGATGCTGAAGGAGGGGCGGCTGGTGGGGCGCACCGCCATCGACGAGGAGAGGCTCACGGGCGACTGATGGGCCCTCCGGCGCGATCGATGAGGCTCAGCCGGCCCCTGTCAGCGTCGAGGCGGGCCCGCACCCCCAGGGGCAGGGCGGCATTGACGTCGCCGTGGCCCACCGGCAGGCCGGCCAGCACCGGGATCCCCAGATCGGCCGTGCGCTCCCTGAGCACCTGCTCCAGGCTGAAACGCGAGCCGTCGCCTTCGGGGTCGGTGGGATCGCCGCAGCCCTCGAAGCTGCCGAAGCCGATGCCCCCCAGCCGCTGCAGGGCGCCACAGAGGCGCCAGTGGGTGAGCATCCGGTCGACGCGGTAGGGCGCCTCCCCCACGTCCTCGAGGATCAGGATCGCCCCGTCCAGGTCCGGCAGGTGCGGCGTGCCCAGCAGGTGGGTTGCCACGGTGAGGTTGGCGGCCAGCAGCGGACCCTCCACCTGGCCGCCCACCCAGGGCTCCCCCTCGAGGTCGGCCAGGGGCTCGCCGAACAGCAGGGCCCGCAGCCGCTCCCGGCTCCAGGCCGGTTCGGCGGCCAGGGTGGTGAGCAGGGGGCCGTGGATGGCGCCCCCCTGGCCCGTCGCCAGCCGGTGCCACAGCAGGGACGTGACATCGGAGAAGCCCAGCAGCCAGCCCCCGGCCGCTTCCAGCGGGCGCTCCAGCAGCCGCGCCGATCCCCAGCCCCCCCGCACGCAGGCCAGCAGGTGCGCCGGCTTCCCCGGAGCGGCCTCCGGGTCCAGATCGCCGGCCCGCTCGGCGTCGCGGCCCGCCAGATAGCCCCAGCGGCGCGGCGGCAGCCGGGCGGGATCGTCATCCAGCGCCAGGCCCCAGCCGGCCAGCACCGCCAGCCCCGCCTGCAGCCGCTCCAGATCGGCCAGGGCGGAGCTGGCCGCCACCAGCCGCACCCGGTCGCCCGGACGCAGGGCCGGTGGCTGGTGGGGCGGCGGCTGGGGCGGCAGTCCGGCGGCCATGGCGAATCAGGCGCTGGTGGAGAGGATCACGGCCAGCAACAGCAGTCCCCCGAGCCACACCTGGACGGCGAAGTGGCGCCCATAGGCGCTGCGGGGCAGGTCGGGGCTGCGCAGCCGGGCCGCCTGCTGCTGCATGGCCAGGGCGGCCGCCGCCCAGGGCAGCCAGAACGACAGCCCCGCCCGCCCCTGCAGCAGCACCGCCAGGGCGAGGGCGGCGCAGGTGAGGCCGTAGCAGAGCGCCACCGCCAGGGGGGCCCGGGCCCCCAGGCTCAGGGCGCTGCTGCGCACCCCCAGGCGCCGGTCGTCGTCCCGGTCACTCATGGCATACACGGTGTCGAAGCCGAAGGTCCAACTCACCGCCGCCAGCCAGGTGAGCGCCAGGGGCCAGCCCCCGGCGCTGCCCTGCAGGCTGCCCTGGGCCGCCGCCCAGGGCAGCAGCACGGCGAAGCCCCAGCAGAGGGCCAGCACCAGCTGGGGGTAGGCGAACCAGCGCTTGGCGGAGGGATAGAGCAGCACCAGGGGCAGGGTCGCCAGGGCCAGGCCCACACACAGCACCCGGCTGGCGGCGGGCAGGGCCAGCAGGGCCGCCAGTGCCACCCCCAGGCAGAGCAGCAGCAGCACGGTG
This genomic stretch from Cyanobium gracile PCC 6307 harbors:
- a CDS encoding NAD-dependent epimerase/dehydratase family protein, which encodes MTPLDTAAESWQGKNILITGGAGFIGSTLALRLVGLGGRVTVIDSLVPEYGGNLFNLQECEGQIRINYSDIRDTFSLKPLLTGVDYLFNLAGQTSHMDSMSDPHTDLNINCAAQLNLLETCRRINPTIRIVFASTRQIYGRPHYLPVDENHPISPVDINGIHKYAAEQYYRLYHDLYGIRSCILRLTNTIGPRMRIKDARQTFVGIWIKRLLEGDPIEVWGGEQLRDFNDVEDVINALLTAAWDERTYGHVFNLGSEKRISLRELAESMISLHGTGDLVIKDYPEDRRKIDIGDYYSSHDKFTGMTGWSPRIPLDQTLERTIAFYALNQRHYV
- the fabG gene encoding 3-oxoacyl-[acyl-carrier-protein] reductase; this encodes MSSAAPLSGQVALVTGASRGIGRAIAESLAQAGATVVVNYARSPEAAEEVVGAISAAGGRAWSHQADVADEAGVEAMVKAVLDTEGRLDVLVNNAGITRDGLLMRMKTADWQSVIDLNLTGVFLCTRAVSRSMLKARRGRIINITSVVGLMGNPGQANYSAAKAGVIGLTRSTAAEFASRGITVNAVAPGFIDSDMTRNLDKEPILASIPLGRMGQPAEVAGAVCFLAADPAAAYITGQVLQVDGGMVMR
- a CDS encoding potassium channel family protein — protein: MSRLWFARRKRPPSARARRPWITPLIALVVVVNASAIGYRITEGWDWGDCYWMVAITIPTIGYGEVEPLSTAGRLVTVFSLAGGLVVVQLTIQNLVGLSETGYFRRLRERRFRTWVQSMNNHVILCGYGRIGQEIADQLIREKVPLLVVEMDAGCRDAAEERGLPVLFADATLDETLLEAGIHHCRSLVAALPSNAANLYVVLSARGLAPRCRLIARSDSAEAGRKLRLAGADQVVSPYVAGGRVMAATALRPLAVDFMELLAGSDCEVEEFQLSDDPSRLRELQGRSLAEMQFGRRSGAQVLAIRTPAPAVVNPYSYRGTTYGTPEATLVTNPGGDIRLEAGQLLVVMGSKEQLQRFADVLGPALESADQMAD
- a CDS encoding glycosyltransferase family 9 protein, whose product is MRALFLIPGDGASQLQALPAVAATAEQLRFQIQMVCHPTLAGLWKLLPAVEKVIPFNFGDATLADWANLLGSVREPDFQACINLAAGRQVDLMLSMSHIPNRMAAGGFSATEKVQVSQGLWPAQALEAYLRPIGVRLEAAAFRLALPRTALDEAMAALPAGDGPMLLLAPSGRPGDWPETAWQELPGRIAASLPGLRSQQLPPATAAEIPGRAALVAASDVVLASDPVTIELALLSGTPVVALGRSSDSLPVRDGVQGLGSDGHLRDLPSNDVLRALGLG
- the ispD gene encoding 2-C-methyl-D-erythritol 4-phosphate cytidylyltransferase, which produces MHLLIAAAGSGRRMGAATNKLLLPLAGRPVLAWTLDAALACGAIRWIGVMGRPEDEAAIGAILAAAEPRRSLAQPVAWIVGGDTRQESVRLGLAALPADAEAVLIHDGARCLAEPELLERCATALKEAMAEGAGIIAATPVTDTIKQVDGRGVITATPERSGLWAAQTPQGFGVAQLREAHGRAEREGWSVTDDAALYERLGLPVRVLEAPPSNIKLTTRFDLTIASAVLAARAA
- a CDS encoding CpcT/CpeT family chromophore lyase, coding for MDSPTQLETIATRWQGSFHNRRQVAANVARGGPAAPELTRELRTLEVERLQAPQLGEVVLYFQEFRASAPQLAHRQRVVALRQDPDRGAVRAEQLFFSGGPTYDRPPLAASLVQELGPEAFDRHPGCDLFFEAEPALDRFRARMDPGACRYRHPQDGEVCAEFEMLLHPDQLWYRDRSLRLADGSVRGEVDGFSWLLFDRAAGAAELPALVGQQGVWRGSFRRYDAGGGLLETVTSRVTIRVVQEAGHWLYHQSNLLGPEDAPLRRIEARGEIHSGRVWFASERYRGWAMDLPGEQPAAGSVLVMHPHDPADPEVHEIISCSPDGRRRWRVAQMLKEGRLVGRTAIDEERLTGD
- a CDS encoding S66 peptidase family protein, encoding MAAGLPPQPPPHQPPALRPGDRVRLVAASSALADLERLQAGLAVLAGWGLALDDDPARLPPRRWGYLAGRDAERAGDLDPEAAPGKPAHLLACVRGGWGSARLLERPLEAAGGWLLGFSDVTSLLWHRLATGQGGAIHGPLLTTLAAEPAWSRERLRALLFGEPLADLEGEPWVGGQVEGPLLAANLTVATHLLGTPHLPDLDGAILILEDVGEAPYRVDRMLTHWRLCGALQRLGGIGFGSFEGCGDPTDPEGDGSRFSLEQVLRERTADLGIPVLAGLPVGHGDVNAALPLGVRARLDADRGRLSLIDRAGGPISRP
- a CDS encoding 4-hydroxybenzoate polyprenyltransferase; the protein is MAPGRAPAWLELLRWHKPSGRLILLIPAGWALWLGPAVPPPAPLVAWIVLGGLAVSGAGCVANDLWDRRIDPLVERTRHRPLADGRLGVGTATVLLLLCLGVALAALLALPAASRVLCVGLALATLPLVLLYPSAKRWFAYPQLVLALCWGFAVLLPWAAAQGSLQGSAGGWPLALTWLAAVSWTFGFDTVYAMSDRDDDRRLGVRSSALSLGARAPLAVALCYGLTCAALALAVLLQGRAGLSFWLPWAAAALAMQQQAARLRSPDLPRSAYGRHFAVQVWLGGLLLLAVILSTSA